From a region of the Streptomyces sp. NBC_01454 genome:
- a CDS encoding hydrophobic protein encodes MVPLLLVLLLALLLFGAGFALKALWIVAVVVLAFWLLGFLMRSAGAGGRRGRWYRW; translated from the coding sequence ATGGTTCCCCTGCTCCTAGTCCTGCTTCTCGCACTGCTTCTCTTCGGTGCCGGATTCGCATTGAAGGCCCTGTGGATCGTCGCCGTCGTCGTGCTGGCATTCTGGCTGCTCGGCTTCCTGATGCGGTCGGCGGGCGCCGGCGGCCGGCGCGGCCGCTGGTACCGCTGGTGA
- a CDS encoding gas vesicle protein GvpO, which yields MATTESTEGTSGPKRIGAPAAMRHAAAQLAQMLQCEPGSVSALRGTDDGWSADVEIVEIPRIPDTASVMASYRVHLDHLGELMGYERTRRYARGQIDR from the coding sequence ATGGCGACAACGGAGAGCACGGAAGGAACGAGTGGGCCGAAGCGTATCGGCGCCCCCGCAGCGATGCGTCACGCAGCTGCGCAACTCGCCCAGATGCTCCAATGCGAGCCCGGCTCGGTATCCGCACTCCGAGGCACTGACGACGGTTGGTCGGCGGACGTGGAAATAGTGGAGATCCCACGGATACCGGACACCGCGAGCGTCATGGCTTCCTACCGGGTTCACCTGGATCACCTGGGTGAACTCATGGGATACGAGCGGACTCGCCGTTATGCCAGGGGCCAGATCGACCGGTAA
- a CDS encoding gas vesicle structural protein GvpA, translating into MSVVQQSNAPNSSSGSGSGNLYDVLELILDRGLVIDAFVRVSLVGIEILKIDVRVVVASVDTYLRFAEACNRLDLESGRKAPSQLTDLVGEVTEDGAKGKSKGALTGAIEAFSDSFQKGREEPEQEEEERPARKSSASSKRRTAHRREE; encoded by the coding sequence GTGTCTGTCGTTCAGCAATCAAACGCACCGAACAGCAGCAGTGGCAGCGGCTCAGGGAATCTCTACGATGTTCTTGAGCTGATACTCGACCGGGGGCTCGTCATCGACGCCTTCGTCCGCGTGTCCCTCGTCGGTATCGAGATACTCAAGATCGATGTACGTGTCGTCGTCGCGAGCGTGGACACCTATCTGCGTTTCGCCGAGGCGTGCAATCGACTGGATCTGGAATCGGGCCGCAAGGCGCCCAGCCAACTCACCGATCTCGTGGGTGAAGTGACCGAGGACGGCGCCAAAGGCAAATCGAAAGGCGCACTGACCGGCGCCATCGAGGCCTTCAGCGATTCCTTCCAGAAGGGTCGCGAGGAACCCGAGCAGGAGGAAGAGGAGCGCCCCGCGCGTAAGTCTTCCGCGTCCAGCAAGCGCCGCACGGCTCACCGCCGGGAGGAGTGA